One Gossypium raimondii isolate GPD5lz chromosome 3, ASM2569854v1, whole genome shotgun sequence genomic window carries:
- the LOC105796636 gene encoding uncharacterized protein LOC105796636, giving the protein MAFTRGSALRIALLLVLLAAIVYACFTLPIEAILKDFLLWVEKDLGPWGPLVLAVAYIPLTVLAVPASVLTLGGGYLFGLLLGFISDSIGATVGAGAAFLLGRTIGRSLVVTRLKDYPQFRLVAIAIQRSGFKIILLLRLAPLLPFSMLNYLLSVTPVSLGEYLLASWLGMVPITLALVYVGTTLKDLSDVTHGWNEFSTARWAFLILGLVVSVVLMICVTKVAKTALDKALAESEDVDSTVGSSPELPVDSEAPVDLQQPLIIKVESGDNSTHE; this is encoded by the exons ATGGCTTTCACCAGGGGTTCTGCTCTAAGGATCGctcttcttcttgttcttctCGCTGCTATCGTTTATGCTTGTTTTACCCTCCCCATTGAAGCG ATTCTGAAGGATTTCTTGTTATGGGTTGAAAAGGATCTTGGACCTTGGGGTCCACTCGTGCT GGCTGTTGCTTATATTCCTCTGACAGTCTTGGCTGTTCCAGCTTCAGTGCTTACT CTTGGTGGGGGTTATCTTTTTGGATTGCTTCTGGGCTTCATTTCAGATTCTATTGGTGCAACTGTTGGTGCGGGAGCAGCATTTCTTCTAGGCAGAACA ATCGGGAGATCATTGGTTGTAACTAGGTTGAAAGATTATCCTCAGTTCCGGTTAGTAGCAATTGCAATACAGAGATCTGGCTTTAAG ATTATTTTGCTGCTTCGACTTGCACCCTTGCTCCCTTTCAGCATGTTGAATTATCTGTTGTCGGTGACTCCTGTCTCATTAGGAGAATACTTGCTGGCCTCCTGGTTAGGGATGGTG CCAATAACCCTTGCTTTAGTTTATGTCGGAACAACACTTAAGGATCTTTCTGATGTGACACATGGATGGAATGAGTTTTCAACTGCTCGTTGG GCATTTCTCATATTGGGCCTTGTTGTGTCTG TGGTTCTAATGATTTGTGTGACTAAAGTCGCGAAAACAGCACTGGACAAAGCATTGGCTGAAAGCGAGGACGTAGATAGCACCGTAGGATCATCACCGGAATTGCCGGTTGATAGTGAAGCACCAGTGGATCTTCAGCAGCCTCTTATAATAAAGGTAGAATCTGGTGACAACAGTACTCATGAATAG